The Rhodococcus triatomae genome includes a window with the following:
- a CDS encoding ABC transporter permease: MTTTSAPAAPARAFTGTTVALRLILRLERTLLSVWIVATVALVAGVAFGIAALYPTAADRFSYGAATSTIVASHALNGPPVGLTSLGGIAVFEAGWYIALAVAALNIVVVARHSRGAEELGRLEMLRAGLFGTHANLAALLAVVVGTDLLVGAGAATALVVAGAGVEGAVVFGAALATVGVTFAAVTALAAQLTEHVRGTYAIAFSTLGVAFALRAIGDAGSVSFASWLSPLGWAQAAHAFADNRWWPLFLAWSVSGLLVVGAFSIEARRDHDAGLLRPRPGPAEGAPGLASAGALARRSYRGPAIGWVVAGVGLGAAFGVVGADAEQMAQSSAAALELMGGFTTGDLVDSYFAMAALFVAILASAGALVAVLRTRVEEDSGRADTVLATPVSRLRWLGSHVLVAGIVSALVLVGGGLGLGGAHALRTGEAGAVAEMAGAALAHLPAVWLFLAVAVALFGFAPARTSLVWILFAWSAVVTILGPTLRLPDAVQDLSPFEHTPRLPGTAVLGSVGSGASTSLVAVALLVIAAAVVAAAGCVGFDRRDVR; this comes from the coding sequence GTGACCACCACCTCCGCCCCGGCCGCTCCCGCGCGGGCGTTCACCGGCACCACCGTCGCGCTGCGCCTGATCCTGCGGCTCGAGCGCACGCTCCTGTCGGTGTGGATCGTCGCCACCGTCGCGCTGGTCGCGGGTGTCGCCTTCGGGATCGCGGCCCTGTACCCCACCGCCGCCGATCGCTTCTCCTACGGTGCCGCGACGTCGACGATCGTGGCGTCCCATGCACTGAACGGGCCTCCCGTGGGACTGACGAGCCTGGGCGGTATCGCCGTGTTCGAGGCGGGCTGGTACATCGCCCTCGCCGTCGCCGCGCTCAACATCGTCGTCGTCGCCCGGCACTCGCGCGGCGCCGAGGAACTCGGGCGCCTGGAGATGTTGCGCGCCGGACTGTTCGGGACACACGCGAACCTCGCCGCCCTGCTCGCCGTCGTGGTCGGTACCGATCTGCTCGTCGGCGCCGGCGCGGCCACCGCCCTCGTCGTCGCGGGCGCCGGTGTGGAGGGTGCGGTCGTGTTCGGCGCCGCGCTCGCGACCGTCGGCGTCACCTTCGCCGCCGTCACGGCCCTCGCCGCCCAACTCACCGAGCACGTGCGTGGTACCTACGCCATCGCCTTCTCCACCCTGGGGGTCGCCTTCGCCCTGCGCGCGATCGGCGACGCGGGATCGGTGTCCTTCGCGTCCTGGCTCTCGCCGCTCGGCTGGGCGCAGGCCGCGCATGCCTTCGCCGACAACCGATGGTGGCCACTCTTCCTCGCCTGGTCCGTCAGTGGCCTCCTCGTCGTCGGGGCGTTCTCGATCGAGGCGCGGCGCGATCACGATGCCGGCCTGCTCCGTCCTCGCCCCGGGCCCGCCGAGGGCGCGCCCGGCCTGGCATCGGCGGGTGCGTTGGCTCGCCGCAGCTACCGGGGCCCGGCGATCGGATGGGTGGTGGCAGGTGTCGGCCTCGGTGCGGCCTTCGGCGTGGTCGGCGCGGACGCCGAGCAGATGGCACAGAGCTCGGCCGCGGCGCTCGAGCTGATGGGCGGCTTCACCACCGGCGATCTCGTGGATTCCTACTTCGCGATGGCGGCGCTGTTCGTCGCGATTCTCGCGAGCGCGGGCGCACTGGTCGCCGTCCTGCGCACCCGGGTCGAGGAGGATTCCGGCCGCGCCGACACCGTACTGGCCACACCGGTGAGCCGCCTGCGCTGGCTCGGCAGCCACGTGCTGGTCGCGGGGATCGTCTCCGCCCTGGTGCTCGTGGGCGGGGGTCTCGGGCTCGGCGGAGCGCACGCGCTACGCACCGGCGAGGCCGGCGCGGTCGCGGAGATGGCCGGCGCCGCCCTCGCCCACCTGCCCGCCGTGTGGCTCTTCCTCGCGGTGGCGGTCGCCCTGTTCGGCTTCGCTCCGGCCCGGACGTCGCTGGTGTGGATCCTGTTCGCCTGGTCCGCCGTCGTCACGATCCTCGGGCCGACGCTCCGGCTGCCCGATGCCGTGCAGGATCTCTCGCCGTTCGAGCACACTCCGCGACTGCCCGGGACCGCCGTCCTCGGTTCGGTGGGCAGCGGCGCGAGCACGTCGCTGGTCGCCGTGGCACTGCTGGTGATCGCCGCCGCCGTCGTCGCCGCTGCCGGATGCGTCGGCTTCGACCGGCGTGACGTGCGTTGA
- a CDS encoding DUF4307 domain-containing protein, with amino-acid sequence MTRTLPPGRYASATPKRPRKTLVWALGAGVIVLGLVIAYLAYDKFAVNEIDTELTSFEVVDDGTLEVTFTVTREDPADDAVCIVRARSRDGSETGRREVYIPGGDSATVLLTSPVHTSQRPAVGDVYGCSLDVPAYLTGDSIGN; translated from the coding sequence ATGACGAGAACGCTTCCCCCCGGCAGATACGCGTCGGCGACACCGAAGCGACCGCGAAAGACGCTGGTGTGGGCACTGGGCGCCGGGGTGATCGTACTGGGGCTGGTCATCGCCTATCTCGCGTACGACAAGTTCGCGGTGAACGAGATCGACACCGAACTCACCTCCTTCGAAGTGGTCGACGACGGCACCCTCGAGGTCACCTTCACCGTCACCCGGGAGGATCCCGCCGACGATGCCGTGTGCATCGTGCGGGCCCGTTCCCGGGACGGATCGGAGACCGGTCGGCGCGAGGTCTACATCCCCGGAGGGGACTCCGCCACCGTCCTGCTCACCTCCCCGGTACACACCTCACAGCGGCCCGCGGTGGGGGACGTGTACGGGTGCAGCCTGGACGTTCCGGCATACCTGACCGGTGACTCGATCGGTAACTGA
- a CDS encoding cystathionine gamma-synthase, which translates to MSEQRSKADDISWAGFSTKAVHAGYDPDPQTGAVNVPIYASSTFAQDGVGGMRDGFEYARTGNPTRRPLEANLAALESGTYGRAFGSGMAATDCVLRAALRPGDHLVIPNDAYGGTFRLIDKVFTQWGIEYTPAAVSDVDEVRAAIRPNTKLVWIETPTNPLLNIGDIEALADIAHEGGAKLVVDNTFASPYLQQPLQLGADIALHSTTKYIGGHSDVVGGALVTDDEELDAAFAFLQNGAGAVPGPFDAFLTLRGIKTLALRMERHSDNAEKIVDLLTGHAAVSHVIYPGLDSHPGHATAARQMRRFGGMISVRLAGGKQAALDFCSRTEVFTLAESLGGVESLIEHPGAMTHASTAGSALEVPDDLVRLSVGIEDAADLVGDIEQALR; encoded by the coding sequence ATGAGCGAGCAGCGCAGCAAGGCGGACGACATCAGCTGGGCCGGGTTTTCCACCAAGGCCGTGCACGCGGGATACGACCCGGATCCGCAGACCGGCGCAGTGAACGTCCCGATCTACGCGAGTTCGACGTTCGCCCAGGACGGTGTCGGCGGCATGCGCGACGGCTTCGAGTACGCCCGCACCGGCAACCCCACTCGCCGTCCGCTCGAGGCGAACCTCGCCGCCCTCGAATCGGGAACGTACGGAAGAGCGTTCGGGTCGGGCATGGCGGCCACCGATTGCGTGCTCCGGGCGGCGCTGCGCCCCGGCGACCACCTGGTGATCCCGAACGACGCCTACGGCGGCACCTTCCGGCTCATCGACAAGGTGTTCACGCAGTGGGGTATCGAGTACACCCCGGCCGCGGTCAGTGACGTCGACGAGGTACGTGCGGCGATCCGCCCGAACACGAAGCTCGTGTGGATCGAGACGCCGACCAACCCGCTGCTCAACATCGGCGACATCGAGGCGCTCGCGGACATCGCCCACGAGGGTGGCGCCAAGCTGGTCGTCGACAACACGTTCGCCTCGCCCTATCTGCAGCAGCCGCTCCAACTGGGCGCCGACATCGCGCTGCACTCGACCACCAAGTACATCGGCGGCCACTCCGACGTCGTCGGTGGCGCCCTGGTGACCGACGACGAGGAACTGGACGCGGCGTTCGCCTTCCTGCAGAACGGTGCGGGTGCGGTGCCGGGGCCGTTCGACGCCTTCCTCACGCTGCGCGGCATCAAGACCCTCGCCCTGCGGATGGAACGGCACAGTGACAACGCCGAGAAGATCGTCGATCTCCTCACCGGGCACGCGGCCGTCTCCCACGTCATCTACCCGGGTCTGGACTCGCATCCCGGCCACGCGACGGCGGCGCGGCAGATGCGGCGATTCGGCGGCATGATCTCGGTCCGGCTCGCCGGAGGCAAGCAGGCGGCACTCGACTTCTGCTCCCGCACCGAGGTGTTCACCCTCGCCGAATCGCTCGGTGGTGTCGAATCGCTCATCGAGCACCCCGGCGCGATGACGCACGCGTCCACCGCGGGCTCCGCCCTCGAGGTGCCCGACGATCTGGTGCGGCTGTCGGTCGGCATCGAGGATGCGGCAGACCTGGTGGGCGACATCGAGCAGGCGCTCCGGTAG
- a CDS encoding thioredoxin domain-containing protein yields the protein MSNRLSTATSPYLRQHADNPVHWQQWGPEATAEAHERDVPILLSVGYAACHWCHVMAHESFEDEQTAALMNANFVCVKVDREERPDIDAVYMNATVAMTGQGGWPMTCFLTPAGSPFYCGTYYPRHPRGGMPSFTQLLEAVTDTWTSRRDDVDRAAQSVVAELERAAGAVPAGGAPPDAAELDAAVAAVLRDEDTEHGGFGGAPKFPPSALLEALLRHWERTGDEAALATVERTASAMARGGIHDQLGGGFARYSVDAEWVVPHFEKMLYDNAQLLRFYAHLARRTGSPLATRVAEGIAQFLLRDLRTAEGGFASALDADTDGIEGLTYAWTPDQLVDVLGFEDGVWAAGLLAVGTAGTFEAGTSVLQLPEDPDDPARWNRVRAALLAARDTRPQPGRDDKVVTAWNGLAITALAEAGAGLGRPEWVEAAAAAADAVLRTHLVDGRLRRASLGGVVGDPAGVLEDYACLATGLAALHQATGDPGWVQRAVALVDSALEHFPDADEPGSWFDTADDAERLVARPRDPVDGATPSGASSITEALLTLAPLAPASAGERYAAAALRSLARASLVISRASRSAGHWIAVAEAALRGPLQVAVALAADAPASSELLAAARAHAPGGAVVVGGVGDSGPLLADRPAVDGGDAAYVCRGTVCDLPVGSVEELRRALDR from the coding sequence ATGTCCAACCGCCTGAGCACCGCGACCAGTCCCTACCTGCGGCAGCATGCCGACAATCCGGTGCACTGGCAGCAGTGGGGCCCGGAAGCGACGGCCGAGGCGCACGAGCGGGACGTGCCGATCCTGCTCTCCGTGGGATACGCGGCGTGTCACTGGTGCCACGTGATGGCGCACGAGTCGTTCGAGGACGAACAGACCGCTGCGCTGATGAACGCGAACTTCGTCTGCGTGAAGGTCGACCGCGAGGAACGCCCCGACATCGACGCGGTGTACATGAACGCGACCGTGGCGATGACCGGTCAGGGCGGCTGGCCGATGACCTGCTTCCTCACGCCGGCCGGATCGCCCTTCTACTGCGGGACGTACTACCCGCGGCACCCCCGCGGGGGAATGCCCTCCTTCACCCAGCTCCTCGAGGCGGTCACCGACACCTGGACCTCACGGCGCGACGACGTCGACCGTGCCGCACAGTCCGTGGTCGCCGAGCTCGAACGGGCCGCGGGAGCGGTTCCCGCCGGCGGCGCCCCGCCGGATGCGGCCGAACTCGACGCTGCGGTCGCCGCGGTCCTGCGGGACGAGGACACCGAGCACGGCGGATTCGGTGGTGCCCCGAAGTTCCCGCCGTCGGCCCTGCTCGAGGCGCTGCTGCGGCATTGGGAGCGTACCGGCGACGAGGCGGCGCTCGCGACCGTGGAACGCACGGCGTCGGCGATGGCCCGCGGCGGAATCCACGACCAGCTCGGCGGGGGTTTCGCGCGCTACTCGGTCGATGCGGAGTGGGTGGTGCCGCACTTCGAGAAGATGCTCTACGACAACGCGCAACTGTTGCGCTTCTACGCGCACCTGGCGCGGCGCACCGGCTCGCCACTCGCCACTCGCGTCGCCGAGGGCATCGCCCAGTTCCTCCTGCGGGACCTGCGCACCGCCGAGGGCGGGTTCGCATCCGCCCTCGACGCCGACACCGACGGAATCGAAGGCCTGACCTACGCGTGGACCCCGGACCAGCTCGTCGACGTGCTGGGCTTCGAGGACGGCGTGTGGGCCGCGGGGCTGCTGGCCGTCGGTACGGCCGGAACCTTCGAGGCCGGTACCTCCGTCCTGCAACTCCCGGAGGATCCCGACGACCCCGCGCGGTGGAACCGCGTGCGCGCCGCGCTGCTTGCTGCGCGTGACACGCGGCCCCAGCCGGGCCGGGACGACAAGGTCGTCACCGCGTGGAACGGGCTGGCGATCACCGCACTCGCGGAGGCGGGCGCGGGCCTCGGTCGTCCCGAGTGGGTGGAGGCGGCGGCCGCGGCCGCGGATGCGGTCCTGCGCACCCACCTCGTGGACGGCAGGCTGCGGAGGGCGTCGCTCGGCGGTGTCGTCGGCGACCCGGCCGGAGTCCTCGAGGACTACGCCTGCCTCGCCACCGGTCTGGCGGCGCTGCACCAGGCCACCGGCGACCCCGGCTGGGTGCAGCGGGCCGTGGCGCTGGTGGACTCGGCGCTCGAGCACTTTCCCGACGCCGACGAACCCGGCAGCTGGTTCGACACCGCCGACGACGCCGAGCGGCTGGTCGCCCGGCCGAGGGACCCGGTCGACGGGGCGACGCCGTCCGGCGCGTCGAGCATCACCGAGGCGCTGCTCACCCTCGCCCCTCTTGCCCCGGCGTCGGCGGGAGAGCGCTATGCGGCTGCGGCGCTGCGGTCCCTGGCCAGGGCTTCGCTGGTGATCTCCCGTGCGTCCCGCTCCGCCGGTCACTGGATCGCGGTCGCCGAGGCGGCGCTGCGGGGACCACTCCAGGTGGCGGTGGCACTGGCGGCCGACGCTCCCGCGTCGTCGGAGCTGCTCGCCGCAGCCCGGGCTCACGCCCCCGGTGGCGCCGTCGTCGTCGGCGGTGTGGGCGATTCCGGTCCGCTGCTGGCCGATCGACCCGCCGTGGACGGAGGCGACGCCGCCTACGTGTGCCGGGGCACCGTCTGCGACCTCCCGGTGGGGAGTGTCGAGGAACTCCGCCGGGCGCTGGACCGGTAG
- a CDS encoding FAD:protein FMN transferase, with protein sequence MTEADRASVEWTTWGYGVRVVVTDADRLVPAENLARGYLAAVDAATNAERSDSEIAGLAAGPNRVTPLLARFVTEAMATAELTDGYLCPTPGTPDWRSIRVDGDRLDLPDGASLDLTATTRAAAADYVAEQISGLLECGVLVGLGGDIATAGTAPEGGWQIRVRDLPGDPSCQIAVPAGAAVATSSTVTPLHPDSIPLWRTASVVEKSCARAHAVASSALRRAGSAVDWVSGLGVPTRLVDQEMRIVTLSGWPAAAR encoded by the coding sequence GTGACGGAGGCGGATCGTGCCTCGGTGGAGTGGACGACGTGGGGGTACGGCGTACGGGTCGTGGTGACCGACGCCGACCGCCTCGTCCCCGCGGAGAACCTGGCGCGCGGATACCTCGCCGCCGTCGACGCGGCGACGAACGCCGAGCGCTCGGATTCGGAGATCGCGGGACTGGCGGCGGGCCCGAACCGGGTCACCCCGCTGCTCGCCCGGTTCGTCACCGAGGCGATGGCCACCGCCGAACTCACCGACGGCTACCTGTGCCCCACTCCGGGCACCCCCGACTGGCGCTCGATCCGGGTGGACGGGGACCGGCTCGACCTCCCCGACGGTGCATCACTCGACCTCACCGCCACGACGCGGGCCGCTGCCGCCGACTACGTCGCGGAACAGATCTCCGGACTGCTCGAGTGCGGGGTCCTGGTCGGCCTGGGCGGCGACATCGCGACCGCAGGCACGGCACCGGAGGGCGGGTGGCAGATCCGCGTGCGGGACCTGCCGGGCGACCCCTCCTGCCAGATCGCGGTTCCGGCAGGCGCGGCCGTCGCCACGTCCAGCACCGTCACTCCCCTGCACCCGGATTCGATTCCGCTCTGGCGCACGGCCTCCGTCGTCGAGAAGTCGTGCGCCCGGGCCCATGCCGTCGCGAGCTCGGCACTGCGCCGGGCGGGCTCCGCGGTGGACTGGGTGTCCGGCCTGGGCGTCCCGACTCGGCTGGTCGATCAGGAGATGCGAATCGTGACGCTGAGCGGGTGGCCCGCCGCGGCTAGGTAG
- a CDS encoding C40 family peptidase, protein MSVDAAAIIVAITTAAGAIVQGADIPQELQEQAEQAIASIEEAAPEVRQQVGDALATLPDGTRQQAEELLSRTSDAVTEATDPFIPPEARADAEAADEEQAEPVPGQPPGPRLEGVPLQPDPRYGAPPATSGGGGAAAFGSPAVGPSVLSELAASAPSVLGGLGALIPSVPAAYAGSSVAPVGAVAVFAPWIRKAGSLCEEITPPTLAALYSVQSGFRWGANAPVSRLGARGPGQFLPGEWSRYGEDADGDGKVDILGVADSTMASGRMLCDLYQQVEQWKGDGVVSGDTLDLTLAAYTAGPDTVRVAGGIPPGMADLENETVSHVHRIRSLEESFARMLSPFFYGAAGLGESRVVDVAMRFIGLPYVWGGGNINGPTMGGFDCSGLTSFAVYAATGITLPRTSETQWHVGTEIPLTEAKPGDLLFGNWQAGGPGHVAIYVGNGQMLHAPTTGDIVRIGPVFDGMKARRIV, encoded by the coding sequence ATGTCAGTGGACGCAGCAGCGATCATCGTGGCGATCACTACGGCAGCGGGGGCCATAGTTCAGGGGGCGGACATTCCGCAGGAGCTTCAGGAGCAGGCCGAGCAGGCCATCGCCTCGATCGAGGAGGCCGCCCCCGAGGTACGCCAACAGGTGGGGGATGCCCTCGCGACCCTGCCGGACGGTACTCGCCAGCAGGCCGAGGAGTTGTTGAGCCGCACCTCCGACGCGGTGACGGAGGCAACCGACCCGTTCATTCCCCCCGAGGCCAGGGCCGATGCCGAGGCCGCCGACGAGGAGCAGGCCGAGCCGGTACCCGGACAGCCACCCGGCCCCCGCCTCGAAGGTGTGCCGCTGCAGCCGGATCCCCGGTACGGCGCTCCGCCGGCCACCTCGGGAGGCGGTGGAGCCGCCGCGTTCGGATCACCGGCTGTGGGTCCCTCGGTGTTGTCCGAACTCGCCGCGTCCGCGCCGAGTGTGCTCGGTGGTCTCGGGGCGCTGATCCCGTCCGTCCCGGCGGCCTATGCGGGAAGCTCGGTGGCGCCGGTCGGAGCGGTGGCGGTGTTCGCCCCGTGGATCCGCAAGGCCGGCTCGCTCTGCGAGGAGATCACGCCACCCACCCTGGCCGCACTCTATTCGGTGCAGAGCGGGTTCCGGTGGGGTGCGAACGCCCCGGTGTCCCGACTCGGAGCGCGCGGTCCTGGGCAGTTCCTCCCCGGCGAGTGGAGCCGCTACGGCGAGGACGCGGACGGCGACGGCAAGGTCGACATCCTCGGCGTCGCCGATTCCACCATGGCCTCGGGGCGCATGCTGTGTGACCTGTATCAGCAGGTCGAGCAGTGGAAGGGCGACGGCGTCGTCTCCGGGGACACCCTCGATCTCACCCTCGCCGCCTACACCGCCGGGCCGGACACGGTGCGGGTGGCCGGGGGGATACCGCCCGGCATGGCGGACCTCGAGAACGAGACCGTCTCGCACGTGCACCGGATCCGCTCGCTCGAGGAATCCTTCGCGCGGATGCTGTCGCCGTTCTTCTACGGAGCAGCCGGCCTCGGCGAGAGCCGAGTGGTCGATGTCGCGATGCGCTTCATCGGGCTTCCGTACGTGTGGGGCGGCGGCAACATCAACGGACCCACCATGGGCGGCTTCGACTGCTCCGGGCTGACGTCCTTCGCCGTCTACGCTGCCACGGGTATCACGCTGCCGCGCACGTCGGAAACGCAGTGGCACGTCGGTACCGAGATTCCGTTGACCGAGGCCAAGCCCGGTGATCTGCTCTTCGGCAACTGGCAGGCGGGCGGACCAGGCCACGTCGCCATCTACGTGGGCAACGGCCAGATGCTGCACGCGCCCACTACCGGCGACATCGTGCGGATCGGGCCCGTGTTCGACGGGATGAAGGCACGCCGGATCGTCTGA
- the greA gene encoding transcription elongation factor GreA gives MTETQVTWLTQESHDRLKSELDQLIANRPVIAAEINERREEGDLKENGGYHAAREEQGQQEARIRQLQELLNNAKVGEAPTQSGVALPGSVVKVYYDGDEKDTETFLIATREEGARGGELEVYSPNSPLGGALLDAKVGETREYTLPNGSTMKVTLVSAEPYHS, from the coding sequence ATGACCGAGACCCAGGTGACCTGGTTGACCCAGGAATCACACGACAGGCTCAAGAGCGAACTCGACCAACTCATCGCCAACCGTCCCGTGATCGCAGCCGAGATCAACGAGCGCCGTGAAGAGGGCGACCTCAAGGAGAACGGCGGCTACCACGCCGCCCGCGAGGAGCAGGGCCAGCAGGAAGCGCGTATCCGCCAGCTGCAGGAACTCCTCAACAACGCCAAGGTCGGCGAGGCGCCCACCCAGTCGGGTGTGGCACTGCCGGGTTCCGTGGTGAAGGTCTACTACGACGGCGACGAGAAGGACACCGAGACGTTCCTGATCGCCACCCGCGAGGAAGGCGCCCGCGGCGGCGAGCTCGAGGTGTACTCGCCCAACTCACCGCTCGGTGGAGCGCTGCTCGACGCGAAGGTCGGCGAGACCCGCGAGTACACGCTGCCCAACGGCAGCACCATGAAGGTGACGCTGGTCAGCGCGGAGCCGTACCACAGCTGA
- the ilvA gene encoding threonine ammonia-lyase → MRRTPVIASRVLSERCGRQVFLKCENLQRTGSFKPRGAYYRISRLSPDEGARGVVAASAGNHAQGVAWAASELGISSTVFMPDGAPLPKVAATRAYGADVRFAGDSVDDALVAAHEFADRTGAVLIHPFDHADIVSGQGTVGLEILEQIPDVATIVVPTGGGGLIAGIAAAVAAVRPEVRVVGVQAEQAAAWPASLAAGAPVPLDGMSTMADGIAVGRPGEVPFRHVSTQVDRIVTVTEEELSRAVLLCLERAKLVVEPAGAAAVAALATGMPTEPGPVCAVLSGGNVDPLLVTHLVTHGLRAAGRYLGVTVTIPDRPGGLVAMLEIVRDAGASVVDVIHSRTAGTLDLDEVEVFLTAETRGPQHRRELLDALVAAGYRTQVTT, encoded by the coding sequence ATGCGGCGCACGCCGGTGATCGCCTCGCGTGTGCTGTCCGAGCGATGTGGACGCCAGGTGTTCCTCAAGTGCGAGAACCTCCAGCGCACCGGGTCGTTCAAGCCGCGCGGGGCCTACTACCGGATCTCCCGGTTGAGCCCCGACGAGGGGGCCCGCGGAGTGGTCGCGGCCAGCGCCGGTAACCACGCGCAGGGTGTGGCGTGGGCGGCATCCGAACTCGGTATCTCCTCGACCGTGTTCATGCCCGACGGTGCGCCGCTGCCGAAGGTGGCGGCGACCCGCGCCTACGGTGCGGACGTCCGGTTCGCCGGTGACAGTGTGGACGACGCACTCGTCGCGGCCCACGAGTTCGCGGACCGGACCGGCGCGGTCCTCATCCATCCCTTCGACCATGCGGACATCGTTTCCGGGCAGGGCACGGTCGGGCTCGAGATCCTCGAACAGATACCCGACGTCGCCACGATCGTCGTCCCCACGGGCGGAGGCGGCCTGATCGCCGGCATCGCCGCTGCGGTCGCGGCCGTCCGCCCCGAGGTCCGAGTCGTCGGGGTGCAGGCCGAGCAGGCGGCGGCGTGGCCGGCATCCCTCGCCGCCGGTGCACCCGTCCCGCTCGACGGAATGAGCACGATGGCGGACGGCATCGCCGTCGGCCGTCCGGGCGAGGTGCCGTTCCGGCACGTCTCCACGCAGGTGGACCGGATCGTGACGGTCACCGAGGAGGAGCTGTCGCGCGCCGTGCTGCTGTGTCTCGAGCGCGCCAAGCTCGTCGTCGAACCGGCAGGCGCGGCCGCGGTCGCGGCCCTCGCGACCGGCATGCCCACCGAGCCGGGGCCGGTGTGCGCGGTGCTGTCCGGGGGAAACGTGGACCCGTTGCTGGTCACCCACCTGGTGACCCACGGTCTCCGGGCAGCCGGTCGGTATCTCGGTGTGACGGTGACGATTCCGGACCGGCCGGGAGGGCTGGTCGCGATGCTCGAGATCGTCCGGGACGCCGGGGCGAGCGTCGTCGACGTGATCCACTCGCGTACCGCGGGCACCCTGGACCTCGACGAGGTGGAGGTGTTCCTCACCGCGGAGACGCGGGGCCCGCAGCATCGCCGCGAACTTCTCGACGCGTTGGTCGCGGCCGGATACCGGACCCAGGTCACTACCTAG
- the mca gene encoding mycothiol conjugate amidase Mca, whose protein sequence is MSGFRLMAVHAHPDDESSKGAGTTARYAAEGNRVRVVTLTGGERGDILNPAMDVPGVRDRMSEVRREEMAEAARILGVEHEWLGFVDSGLPEGDPLPPVPEGSFAAIPLDGPVEALVRSIREFRPHVVTTYDENGGYPHPDHIRCHEVTMAAYEAAADPDRYPDAGEPWEVLKVYYNHGFIRKRLLLFQEEYERRGEEFPMADWLKKWKTEQGDLMARVTTQVTCSDYFPQRDDALRAHATQIDPNGSFFAVPLDIQQKVWPTEEFELAKTRVTTSIPESDLFAGVEESGRR, encoded by the coding sequence GTGAGCGGATTCCGGCTCATGGCCGTCCATGCCCATCCGGACGACGAGTCCAGCAAGGGTGCTGGCACCACCGCCCGCTACGCGGCGGAAGGAAATCGTGTTCGAGTTGTGACCCTGACGGGGGGAGAGCGCGGCGACATCCTCAATCCGGCGATGGACGTTCCCGGCGTTCGGGACCGCATGTCCGAGGTCCGGCGCGAGGAGATGGCCGAGGCCGCCCGGATCCTCGGTGTCGAGCACGAGTGGCTCGGGTTCGTCGACTCGGGGCTTCCCGAGGGCGACCCACTGCCGCCGGTGCCGGAGGGCAGCTTCGCGGCGATCCCGCTGGACGGCCCGGTGGAGGCGCTGGTGCGGTCGATCCGCGAATTCCGTCCCCACGTCGTGACGACGTACGACGAGAACGGCGGCTACCCGCACCCGGATCACATCCGGTGTCACGAGGTCACCATGGCCGCGTACGAGGCTGCCGCCGACCCCGACCGCTACCCCGACGCGGGTGAGCCGTGGGAGGTGCTCAAGGTCTATTACAACCACGGATTCATCAGGAAACGCCTGCTGCTCTTCCAGGAGGAGTACGAGCGCCGCGGCGAGGAATTCCCGATGGCCGACTGGCTGAAGAAGTGGAAGACCGAGCAGGGTGACCTGATGGCCAGGGTGACCACCCAGGTGACCTGCTCCGACTACTTCCCGCAGCGGGACGACGCACTCCGTGCGCACGCGACGCAGATCGACCCGAACGGCTCGTTCTTCGCGGTGCCGCTCGACATCCAGCAGAAGGTGTGGCCGACCGAGGAGTTCGAGCTCGCGAAGACTCGCGTCACCACGTCGATTCCGGAGTCCGACCTGTTCGCGGGTGTCGAGGAGAGTGGCCGCAGATGA